Proteins encoded together in one Triticum dicoccoides isolate Atlit2015 ecotype Zavitan chromosome 7B, WEW_v2.0, whole genome shotgun sequence window:
- the LOC119335780 gene encoding uncharacterized protein LOC119335780, with translation MEAERARQNSPTEITIDGPEPDPSPATNLTNGNRQPQDPQPPAQPEPEEIKSYELMLDLSKYILLLATLVATVTYAAGFNPPGGVWQETVTSSDQLAGDSIIRTTSYCQYLVFFYCNATAFASSLMVIVAILFLAIVEEKKKHRVPLLPLWAVMVVDLLSVMGAYAAGTCRDKPTTIFSLVLVGAAIAYLAIQMMLTDPVQEKRLRKVLMLLASLPRNNSCTDPVQEKRLRKVLMLLATFAVSVTYVAGISTPGGFWDNTENGHRPGDAILKDSHGKRLTVFLCFNTLTFVASLLIIVVLLDKKPPMTKAYGFIAVALISLIVSYTAGSCRETDTNFYVGSLVIAVLAFMALFQVAFVQDTIKAARDTRFLTKIRTFYHSVWSLPEAITIAPGPKTNDNRVAAEKSRSLVLLLATLAATITYQAGLDPPGGVWPDNGNGHMAGDPVLLTVNAKRYKAFFYCNSVAFVASLVAIILVQSKVMLQTYVLEAAMVLDLFGLIGAYAVESSRDLTTSIYATALAGAVLVYVVIHVVFFTLNHANPTSEEIKSVEKRRKRLLLFAVLGATITYQDGLTPPGGFRLQDDSGHHAGDPVLLYNFPRRYTAFFYCNTVSFMLSIALIILLVNPHLYRPAIRSYALAVCTVAGMFGLMGAYAAGSTQHLKTSIYIFVLVVVVLVVIALLLLVFLLKERKNKPEDKAGGPEPVKERKRKGEGEGKEKHVMRKYLMLLGILVASVTYQAGLDPPGGAWQHSGNGYDAGNPIMHDSQRHRFLAFFYSNSTSFVASFVVIIILLLQRKDEEKWSLRVMNTTIVLDLLALLGAYATGSSRGWKTSVYVIALVIAVLAYVATHMMLAILCSHSSQEEGSSGTAEA, from the exons ATGGAGGCCGAGCGAGCACGCCAGAACAGCCCAACTGAGATCACAATTGACGGCCCCGAGCCGGATCCTTCTCCTGCCACCAATCTAACAAATGGAAACAGACAGCCCCAGGATCCTCAGCCTCCTGCACAAccggaaccagaagagatcaagagCTACGAGCTCATGCTGGACCTGAGCAAGTACATCCTACTGCTGGCAACGCTGGTGGCCACGGTGACATATGCAGCGGGGTTCAACCCGCCTGGGGGCGTCTGGCAGGAGACTGTCACCTCCTCGGACCAACTCGCCGGCGACTCCATTATCCGGACCACCAGCTACTGCCAGTACCTGGTGTTCTTCTACTGCAACGCCACCGCATTTGCCTCGTCGCTCATGGTCATCGTTGCCATCCTCTTCCTCGCCATcgtggaagagaagaagaagcaccGCGTCCCCCTCCTGCCACTTTGGGCGGTCATGGTGGTGGACCTGTTGAGCGTCATGGGGGCCTACGCTGCCGGGACCTGCCGCGACAAGCCCACCACCATCTTCTCCTTGGTGCTGGTGGGTGCCGCCATCGCCTACCTCGCTATTCAGATGATGCTGACCGACCCTGTGCAGGAGAAACGGCTTCGCAAGGTCCTGATGCTGCTGGCCTCGTTGCCACGCAACAACAGCTGCACCGACCCTGTGCAGGAGAAACGGCTTCGCAAGGTCCTGATGCTGCTTGCGACATTTGCGGTGAGCGTGACGTACGTTGCCGGGATAAGCACACCAGGCGGCTTCTGGGATAACACCGAGAACGGTCACCGCCCTGGCGATGCAATCCTCAAGGACAGCCATGGCAAGCGCCTGACAGTGTTCTTGTGCTTCAACACCCTAACGTTCGTCGCATCGCTGCTCATCATCGTGGTGCTTCTGGACAAAAAGCCTCCCATGACTAAGGCATACGGGTTTATCGCTGTGGCGCTGATCAGCCTCATCGTGTCATACACGGCCGGCAGCTGCAGGGAGACCGACACCAACTTCTATGTGGGCAGCCTGGTTATTGCCGTCCTGGCATTCATGGCATTGTTTCAAGTTGCATTTGTTCAAGATACCATAAAAGCTGCAAGGGATACCAGGTTCTTGACCAAAATCAGAACCTTCTATCATTCGGTGTGGAGCTTGCCAGAAGCAATAACAATAGCTCCAGGTCCGAAGACTAATGACAACAG GGTCGCAGCGGAGAAATCTCGCTCCCTTGTACTGTTGCTAGCCACTCTTGCTGCAACCATCACTTATCAAGCGGGGCTGGATCCTCCTGGTGGCGTCTGGCCGGATAATGGGAACGGCCACATGGCTGGTGACCCAGTCCTCCTCACGGTGAATGCTAAGCGGTACAAGGCCTTCTTCTACTGCAACTCAGTCGCCTTTGTAGCCTCCTTGGTGGCCATCATCCTGGTTCAAAGCAAGGTTATGCTCCAGACCTATGTGCTCGAGGCAGCCATGGTACTGGACTTGTTTGGCCTCATCGGAGCATACGCCGTGGAAAGCTCTCGGGACTTGACCACTTCCATTTACGCCACGGCCTTGGCAGGCGCCGTCCTGGTCTATGTAGTGATCCATGTTGTCTTCTTCACACTGAACCACGCCAACCCCACCTCAGAGGAAATTAAGTCCGTGGAGAAGAGGCGCAAGCGCTTGCTCCTTTTCGCAGTCCTGGGCGCGACCATCACTTACCAAGACGGGTTGACCCCTCCCGGCGGTTTCCGGCTCCAAGATGATAGCGGGCACCACGCGGGGGATCCGGTCCTCCTATACAATTTTCCCCGCCGTTACACGGCCTTCTTCTACTGCAATACGGTGAGCTTCATGCTGTCCATCGCCCTCATCATACTGCTCGTGAACCCGCATCTGTACAGACCAGCGATACGAAGCTATGCGCTTGCTGTTTGCACAGTGGCGGGCATGTTTGGTCTGATGGGAGCATACGCTGCCGGAAGCACGcagcatctgaaaacatccatctACATTTTCGTCTTGGTGGTTGTGGTCCTGGTCGTTATAGCTTTACTGCTCCTGGTATTCTTGTTGAAGGAAAGGAAAAACAAACCTGAAGACAAGGCCGGTGGACCGGAGCCTGTAAAGGAAAGGAaaaggaaaggagaaggagaaggaaaagaaAAGCATGTCATGCGCAAATACCTGATGCTGCTAGGAATCTTGGTGGCAAGCGTCACCTACCAGGCCGGCCTAGATCCACCCGGTGGAGCTTGGCAGCACAGCGGGAATGGGTACGACGCGGGCAACCCGATCATGCATGACAGCCAGAGGCACCGTTTCCTCGCCTTCTTCTACAGCAACTCTACATCCTTCGTGGCATCCTTTGTTGTTATCATCATTTTGCTATTGCAGCGGAAGGACGAGGAGAAATGGTCGCTCAGGGTGATGAACACGACGATTGTGCTGGATTTGCTCGCTCTCCTGGGGGCCTACGCAACAGGCTCCAGCAGGGGGTGGAAGACGTCTGTGTATGTCATTGCACTAGTGATCGCCGTGCTGGCATATGTTGCAACCCATATGATGCTGGCAATCTTATGTTCTCATAGTTCGCAGGAAGAGGGCAGCAGTGGGACAGCAGAGGCTTGA